A single region of the Massilia sp. erpn genome encodes:
- a CDS encoding OmpH family outer membrane protein translates to MKTAPAMLTQYVAVFALGLLSLAPAYAQSSKIAWLSSERIYNESKLAKVAGDKLAEEFSRREKAVQDLAVRMKTVSEKLEKDNATLAEAERVKRQKEYFELEKEFQRRQREFREDLNQRTNEERAAIAEKATRIIKQLALTEGFDIVLQDAVWASPRIDITDKVLTALDKDK, encoded by the coding sequence TTGAAGACCGCTCCCGCTATGCTGACCCAGTATGTTGCCGTGTTCGCCCTGGGACTGCTGTCCCTGGCGCCGGCATATGCGCAGTCGTCCAAGATCGCCTGGCTCAGTTCCGAACGCATTTACAATGAGTCGAAACTGGCCAAGGTGGCTGGCGACAAGCTGGCGGAAGAGTTCTCCCGGCGCGAAAAAGCGGTGCAGGATCTGGCCGTGCGCATGAAGACGGTGTCGGAAAAGCTGGAGAAGGACAATGCCACGCTGGCCGAGGCCGAGCGCGTCAAGCGGCAGAAGGAATACTTCGAACTGGAGAAGGAATTTCAGCGCCGTCAGCGCGAGTTCCGCGAAGACCTGAACCAGCGCACCAACGAGGAGCGCGCCGCCATCGCCGAGAAGGCCACGCGCATCATCAAGCAGCTGGCGCTCACCGAAGGCTTCGACATTGTGCTGCAGGACGCTGTCTGGGCCAGCCCGCGCATCGACATTACCGACAAGGTACTGACTGCGCTGGACAAGGATAAGTAA